The proteins below come from a single Sorghum bicolor cultivar BTx623 chromosome 4, Sorghum_bicolor_NCBIv3, whole genome shotgun sequence genomic window:
- the LOC8079387 gene encoding outer envelope pore protein 16-3, chloroplastic/mitochondrial, whose protein sequence is MEEDSPLTKTVKGAVTGLAAGTIWGTVVATWYDVPRVERHVALPGLIRTLKMCGTYGATFATIGGLYIGVEQLVQSQRKKRDFVNGAVGAFVAGASVCGYRGKSIQSALIGGSCLAFTSAVLDIGGNTTRVDNGKEYYAYTTEKKPAN, encoded by the exons ATGGAGGAGGACTCGCCGCTGACGAAGACGGTGAAGGGCGCGGTGACGGGGCTCGCCGCGGGGACCATCTGGGGCACCGTCGTCGCCACCTGGTACGACGTGCCCCGGGTGGAGCGCCACGTCGCGCTCCCGGGCCTCATCCGAACGCTCAAGATGTGCGGCACCTACGGGGCCACCTTCGCCACCATCGGAGGCCTCTACATCGGCGTCGAGCAGCTCGTGCAGAGCCAGCGCAAGAAGCGCGACTTCGTCAACGGGGCCGTCGGCGCGTTCGTCGCCGGAGCCTCTGTCTGCGGTTACAGAG GAAAGAGTATTCAGTCAGCCCTCATCGGAGGCTCCTGCCTGGCCTTCACATCTGCTGTGCTGGACATTGGTGGCAATACGACCAGAGTGGACAACGGCAAAGAGTACTATGCCTACACAACTGAGAAGAAGCCTGCAAATTGA
- the LOC8077731 gene encoding clustered mitochondria protein gives MAGKSKGGKNKGKAQGAGQPTSAEPEVLATDGAEVVNPENGEVHETPATEDGVADVEKRDGDAPEAVQPARKPAEGELHLYPVPVRTQSGEKLELQLSPGDSVIDVKQFLLDAPETCFYTCYDLILHTEDGSAHQLEDYNEISEIADITSGGCSLEMVAAIYDERSIRSHLRRVRELLSLSSLHVSLSTSLALQHESAQGKSAGSEKSPIQELDGLNFMEDSAGALTNLLASAPTEIKCVESIVFSSFNPPPSYRRLHGDLIYIDVATLEGNKYCITGSSKSFYVNSSNGSIFDSRPTKQALEASTLVGLLQKISAKFKKGFREVLDRRASAHPFENVQSLLPVTSWLGAYPVPAHRRDAARAEDSVVLSYGTELIGMQRDWNEELQSCREFPHGNPQERILRGRALYKVTCDFVDAAVKGAVGVINRCIPPINPTDPECFHMYVHNNIFFSFAVDSDYEHISKDHKPDCQNGSSRSTKVSSPDVITKPDTNHTESAEVADSKSEEAQLADSEQATYASANNDLKGTKAYQEADVSGLYNLAMAIIDYRGHRVVAQSIIPGILQGDKSDSLLYGSVDNGKKISWNEAFHSKVVEAAKRLHLKEHVVLDGSGNPVKLAATVECKGIVGSDDRHYILDLMRVTPRDSNYIGQEHRFCVLRPELIASFVEAESIKQSFKQKVPDAPVASASDAEATSVEGDDKSEESSVHTHEENDNSTSEILFNPNVFTEYKLAGSPEEITADEVLVKRAGTYLIDIVIPKFVQDLCSLDISPMDGQTLTDALHLHGINIRYLGKIAGMVKHLPHLRDLFSAEIIVRSAKHVIKDILRQSLDHDIGPAIAHFLNCFVGKVLGASTKGSLSNAQSKTLKGHENSQIQKSSKGHKLSNAAASRKSLSAYSHLTSDGIWLSIKEFAKSKYQFEVPDDARLSAKRVAVLRNLCQKVGITIAARKYDLDASTPFEASDMLNLQPVVKHSVPTCTDAKNLMEAGKVRMAEGTLNEAYALFSEAFSLLQQITGPMHKDAANCCRYLAMVLYHAGDTAGAIVQQHRELIINERCLGLDHPDTAHSYGNMALFYHGLNQTELALRHMSRTLLLLSLASGPDHPDVAATLINVAMMYQDASNMNTALRYLQEALMKNERLLGPDHVQTAVCYHALAIAFSCMSLYKLSIQHEKKTYDILVKQLGENDSRTKDSENWLSTFKLREEQVNAQKQKGQGANASDNAVKFLKANPAFLQAMKAAAIQSGDGSANVNRSLNAAVVGEGVPRLRGVDERAARATAEARKKAAARGLNVRNGPAANHASDELAQILKLINAASGSSTSASAKTEESASEGQATNGSVQNGTATEAIAVDTNGPSASAKSTVNTPVGLGTTLELKKQKSKQKS, from the exons ATGGCGGGGAAATCCAAGGGTGGGAAGAACAAAGGGAAGGCGCAGGGCGCGGGTCAGCCCACCTCTGCTGAGCCAGAGGTGCTGGCGACTGACGGAGCCGAAGTGGTTAATCCAGAGAATGGGGAAGTGCACGAAACCCCTGCCACGGAGGATGGTGTGGCAGATGTGGAGAAACGAGACGGGGATGCCCCGGAGGCTGTGCAGCCTGCAAGAAAGCCAGCTGAAG GAGAGCTTCATCTCTACCCTGTTCCTGTCAGGACACAATCAGGTGAAAAGCTCGAGCTGCAG CTAAGCCCAGGAGATTCTGTTATTGACGTTAAGCAATTCCTCTTGGATGCTCCTGAAACATGCTTCTATACATGCTATGATTTGATATTGCATACTGAAGATGGGTCAGCTCATCAGTTAGAAGACTACAATGAAATATCTGAAATAGCAGATATAACTTCTGGTGGATGTTCACTGGAGATGGTTGCTG CAATATATGATGAGAGGTCTATTAGGTCACATCTCCGACGTGTGAGGGAGCTACTATCCCTGTCTAGTCTTCATGTTTCCCTATCAACATCCTTAGCTCTGCAGCATGAGTCTGCTCAGGGAAAATCTGCAG GTTCTGAAAAAAGCCCTATTCAGGAGCTTGATGGTTTAAATTTTATGGAGGATAGTGCTGGTGCTCTCACTAATTTATTGGCTTCTGCACCAACAGAGATAAAATGTGTTGAAAGCATAGTTTTTTCGTCGTTCAATCCTCCGCCGAGTTATCGGAG GTTACATGGAGATCTCATCTATATTGATGTTGCCACATTAGAAGGAAACAAATACTGCATTACCGGAAGCTCCAAATCTTTCTATGTTAACAGTAGCAATGGAAGTATATTTGACTCGAGACCTACAAAACAAGCACTGGAGGCCAGCACTCTTGTAGGTCTACTACAGAAGATCAGTGCCAAATTTAAGAAAG GTTTTCGTGAAGTCTTGGATCGCAGGGCATCGGCTCATCCATTTGAGAATGTTCAGTCTTTGCTTCCAGTGACTTCTTGGTTAGGAGCTTATCCTGTGCCAG CACATAGAAGGGATGCAGCCAGGGCTGAAGACTCTGTTGTGTTGTCATATGGCACTGAATTAATTGGCATGCAGAGAGACTGGAATGAAGAATTGCAGTCCTGCCGGGAGTTTCCTCATGGCAATCCTCAAGAAAG GATATTGCGTGGCAGAGCGCTCTACAAAGTAACATGTGATTTTGTTGATGCTGCTGTAAAAGGTGCCGTTGGTGTCATTAATAGATGTATACCCCCAATAAATCCAACTGACCCAGAATGTTTTCATAT GTATGTTCACAACAATATTTTCTTTAGTTTTGCTGTCGACTCCGACTATGAACACATTTCAAAGGACCACAAGCCAGATTGCCAAAATGGCTCCAGCAGAAGCACCAAGGTTTCCTCCCCAGATGTGATCACTAAGCCAGATACAAACCATACTGAATCTGCTGAGGTAGCTGACTCAAAATCCGAAGAGGCACAACTTGCAGATAGTGAGCAGGCGACATATGCTTCTGCAAACAATGACTTAAAAGGAACTAAGGCTTATCAAGAAGCTGATGTTTCTGGCCTTTACAATCTTGCGATGGCAATAATTGATTACAGAGGTCACAGGGTTGTAGCTCAG AGCATCATACCTGGTATTCTTCAAGGAGACAAGTCAGATTCCCTTCTGTATGGCTCTGTTGATAATGGCAAGAAGATATCTTGGAATGAAGCCTTCCATTCAAAG GTAGTTGAGGCTGCAAAGCGGCTCCATTTGAAGGAGCATGTGGTTTTGGATGGTTCTGGTAATCCTGTAAAATTAGCTGCTACAGTCGAATGCAAGGGCATTGTTGGGAGTGATGACag GCATTACATTTTGGATCTGATGAGAGTGACTCCGCGAGATTCTAACTACATTGGACAAGAGCACCGCTTCTGCGTGTTGAGACCTGAACTTATAGCATCATTTGTTGAG GCTGAATCCATTAAACAATCGTTTAAGCAGAAGGTTCCAGATGCTCCAGTTGCAAGTGCTTCTGATGCTGAG GCTACCTCTGTTGAAGGAGATGACAAGTCTGAAGAAAGCTCTGTTCATACACACGAGGAAAATGACAACTCAACCTCTGAGATTCTTTTCAACCCGAATGTGTTTACGGAGTACAAGCTTGCTGGCAGTCCAGAG GAAATCACTGCTGATGAAGTGTTGGTAAAAAGGGCTGGCACTTATCTTATTGATATAGTGATCCCAAAGTTTGTTCAGGATCTTTGCTCCCTTGATATCTCCCCTATGGATGGACAGACTTTAACTGATGCCTTGCATCTCCATGGGATAAATATTAGGTACCTGGGCAAG ATTGCAGGCATGGTCAAACATTTACCACACTTACGGGATTTGTTTTCTGCTGAGATAATAGTTAGATCTGCAAAGCATGTTATCAAG GATATACTGAGGCAAAGTTTGGATCATGATATTGGGCCAGCTATTGCTCATTTCTTAAACTGTTTCGTGGGGAAAGTTTTAGGTGCTTCCACAAAGGGTAGTCTTAGCAATGCGCAGTCAAAAACTCTGAAG GGTCATGAAAATAGCCAAATTCAGAAGTCCTCTAAAGGCCATAAACTGAGCAATGCTGCTGCTTCAAGAAAAAGCTTATCAGCTTATTCCCATCTAACCTCCGATGGAATTTGGCTTAGCATTAAGGAATTTGCAAAATCAAAATATCAG TTTGAAGTGCCAGATGATGCAAGGCTTTCAGCCAAAAGGGTAGCTGTTCTCCGCAATCTTTGCCAAAAG GTAGGAATAACAATTGCTGCACGCAAATATGATCTGGATGCTTCGACTCCATTTGAAGCCTCAGATATGTTAAATCTCCAACCAGTTGTCAAGCATTCTGTTCCAACCTGTACAGACGCAAAGAATCTTATGGAAGCAGGGAAAGTCAGGATGGCTGAG GGAACATTGAATGAGGCATATGCATTGTTTTCAGAAGCCTTTTCACTGCTTCAACAG ATAACTGGACCCATGCACAAGGATGCTGCAAATTGTTGCCG GTACCTTGCTATGGTTTTGTACCATGCTGGTGATACAGCCGGAGCAATTGTGCAGCAACATAGGGAACTCATTATAAATGAGAGATGTCTTGGTCTTGATCATCCGGACACAGCCCACAG TTATGGTAACATGGCgttattctatcatgggctcaatcAAACTGAACTGGCACTGCGGCACATGTCCCGCACACTGTTGTTGCTAAGTTTGGCGTCAGGACCTGATCACCCAGATGTTGCAGCAACTCTCATAAATGTTGCAATGATGTACCAGGATGCCAGCAATATGAATACTGCTCTTAGGTATCTTCAAGAAGCCCTTATGAAGAATGAGCGACTTCTTGGCCCTGACCATGTTCAAACAGCTGTGTGCTATCATGCTCTTGCCATTGCATTCAGCTGTATGAGCTTATATAAGCTTTCAATTCAG CATGAAAAGAAGACTTATGATATACTGGTAAAACAATTAGGGGAAAATGACTCACGGACTAAAGACTCAGAAAATTGGTTGAGTACTTTTAAGCTTCGAGAAGAGCAG GTCAACGCCCAGAAGCAGAAGGGCCAGGGAGCTAATGCATCCGATAACGCTGTTAAATTCTTGAAG GCAAACCCTGCATTTTTACAAGCAATGAAGGCTGCTGCGATACAATCAGGTGATGGGTCAGCAAATGTCAACAGGTCGCTCAATGCGGCAGTAGTTGGAGAAGGTGTACCACGACTGAGAGGAGTGGATGAGCGAGCTGCTCGAGCGACTGCAGAAGCTCGGAAGAAAGCTGCTGCAAGAGGTCTTAATGTCCGTAATGGCCCTGCGGCAAACCATGCGTCTGATGAACTAGCTCAGATTCTCAAACTCATCAACGCTGCTTCAGGTTCTTCCACTTCTGCCTCAGCCAAAACTGAGGAATCTGCCTCTGAAGGGCAGGCAACAAATGGATCTGTTCAAAACGGAACTGCAACTGAAGCGATAGCTGTGGATACCAATGGCCCATCTGCATCTGCTAAGTCCACTGTTAACACACCAGTTGGATTGGGGACAACATTGGAGTTGAAGAAGCAGAAATCAAAGCAAAAGTCGTAG